A stretch of DNA from Desulfatiglans sp.:
TCCCAAAAATAACCATCCGGGTCAGAAAAATAACCATGATAACCACCCCAGAATGCATCCTGTGCAGGTTTAACAATTTTACCTCCTGCCTCTTGTGCCTGCAATAAAATCTCATTCACATCACTTTTCTGTTTTACATTATGTGCAAGGGTTATTCCTGCGAATCCGGATTTTTTAATAGATATATCCGGGCTGATATCCTCTGCAAGTTTATCAAAAGGATATATGGCCAGAACAGTACCATTGGTTTTAAAAAAGGCAATATGGTCTGTTTGCTTTGCGTCAGTCTTAAATCCAAGCCCGGTATAAAAGTGATAAGACTTCTGAAAATCCCTTACACCGAGTGTGATTATTGTGATTCTTGATTCCATATTCTTTCTCCTGAATTTAAATTTCGTTCAAGTATCTTAATATAAAAATGTAAACCTAATAAAATTTGAATTTACTGTATTGGAAGAATGGAACATTTATACATTTTTAAGATAAACCTGCGGGGTGACCCCTGTGATTTGCCTAAATTCATTGGTCATGTGTGACTGATCAAAATACCCGCCG
This window harbors:
- a CDS encoding VOC family protein, translating into MESRITIITLGVRDFQKSYHFYTGLGFKTDAKQTDHIAFFKTNGTVLAIYPFDKLAEDISPDISIKKSGFAGITLAHNVKQKSDVNEILLQAQEAGGKIVKPAQDAFWGGYHGYFSDPDGYFWEVAYFDKFKYDEMGNLEL